Proteins from one Triticum aestivum cultivar Chinese Spring chromosome 7A, IWGSC CS RefSeq v2.1, whole genome shotgun sequence genomic window:
- the LOC123149443 gene encoding putative anthocyanidin reductase, with the protein MAKNCRKRQPSSSSHHSRFYLHPAAMAEVGNGAGSGGRGVRVCVTGGAGFIGSWLVRKLLQAGYTVHATLRSIGDEGKAGLLRRLVPGGGPPEQLVLFEADLFDAASFAPAIAGCQFVFLVANPSAHEAADSKYKTSAEAAADGVCVILRLCAQSKTVKRVIHTASVTAASPLTKSSSAATAVYSDFISESCWTLLDVDYPLRSMHFDKYIESKVLSEKELLSYNDGESPAFEVVTLSLGLVGGDTVLSHLPETVQSMVAPVTKQDPYFMLPRILQRLLGSVPLVHVDDVCAALIFCMEQPSISGRFLCAAAYPTTLDILDHYSSKYPHLEVLRETDEVARVHPERSKLWELGFRYKYGVEEILDESIDCAVRLGSLDASKLIVQQE; encoded by the exons ATGGCGAAGAACTGCCGGAAGCGGCAGCCCAGCTCCTCCTCACATCACAGCAGGTTCTATCTCCACCCAGCAGCAATGGCGGAAGTGGGGAACGGCGCGGGCAGTGGCGGGCGCGGCGTCCGGGTGTGCGTCACCGGCGGCGCCGGGTTCATCGGCTCCTGGCTCGTCAGGAAGCTGCTCCAGGCAGGCTACACCGTCCACGCCACCCTGCGGAGCATCG GGGACGAGGGGAAAGCGGGGCTGCTGCGGCGGCTCGTCCCCGGCGGCGGGCCGCCGGAGCAGCTGGTGCTGTTCGAGGCCGACCTCTTCGACGCCGCCAGCTTCGCGCCGGCCATCGCCGGCTGCCAGTTCGTCTTCCTCGTCGCCAACCCCTCCGCGCACGAGGCCGCCGACTCCAAG TACAAGACTTCGGCGGAAGCCGCGGCGGATGGGGTGTGCGTCATCCTCCGGCTATGCGCGCAATCTAAGACAGTGAAGCGCGTCATCCACACCGCATCGGTGACGGCTGCTTCGCCGCTGACAAAGTCCTCCAGCGCCGCGACCGCGGTGTACAGCGATTTCATCTCTGAATCTTGTTGGACTCTGCTGGATGTCGATTACCCTCTCCGGAGCATGCATTTCGAT AAGTACATAGAGTCCAAGGTCCTGTCAGAGAAGGAGCTCCTCAGCTACAACGACGGCGAGAGCCCGGCGTTCGAGGTGGTCACCCTGTCGCTGGGCCTCGTCGGGGGCGACACGGTGCTCAGCCACCTCCCAGAGACGGTGCAGAGCATGGTGGCCCCGGTAACCAAGCAAGATCCCTACTTCATGCTGCCGAGGATCCTGCAGAGGCTGCTGGGCTCGGTGCCGCTGGTGCACGTCGACGACGTCTGCGCTGCGCTCATCTTCTGCATGGAGCAGCCCTCCATCTCCGGCCGGTTCCTCTGTGCCGCCGCCTACCCGACGACCCTCGACATCCTAGACCACTACAGCAGCAAGTACCCCCACCTTGAAGTCCTCAGAGA GACTGATGAAGTAGCCAGGGTGCACCCCGAGAGGAGCAAGCTTTGGGAACTGGGCTTCAGGTACAAGTACGGGGTTGAGGAGATACTAGACGAAAGCATCGACTGTGCTGTGAGGCTGGGCTCCCTGGATGCATCCAAGCTCATCGTCCAGCAGGAGTGA